The region ATGTATATCTATCAACCTATCAACATGAACCACAACAGCAAGCAACCAATGAAGTACAAACCCATCTCAAATCATTTCAGAAATGAGTTTGTTCATGAGTGTGATTTCGTTTGCAGATAGATGGGTAGGGTCTTTGGCAAGGAGACGCTCTAGGAGTTTCTGTTGCTGTATCTCCTTTTTCACAGCAAGCATGCTATGTATCTCATCATAACCTTGCCTCTTGCGTTTGGCTGCTTTGCAAGCCTTGACACCAGGAGGCTGAACCTCCGCACCTTCCTCCTCAGCCACCACCTCCGCAGCTTCCTTCCTTTTCTCCTTGGGACCTTCTTTGGGAACACCGAGTGATTTCCATTTCTGATCGAACCGAAGTTCCCTCCAACAATGTTCAAGTGTGAACTTGATGCCAATGTCATTGAAGAAGATGTCATGGGCAGCCTTCATGACATCATTCTCGTTTTGGCCACTCGCTTGCTCCCTCACTGCTGCTTCATAGCAGCCCACAAACTTGCACACCTGCTCATTGATTCTTCCCCACCTCTGCTTACACTGACTCCATTCTCTAGGAACGGCGCCACTGAGCAGAGGGCTTGCGTTGACGTAATCCACTATGCGCTTCCAAAACGTTCCGGCCTTCTGGTCAGTGCTCACGATGGCATCCTTGCTGGTGTTCAACCAAGCGCTTATGAGCACAACGTCTTCTTTGGTTGACCACTTTCTTCTTTGAAGAGAGCTGTGGGAGGTTTGGGGAGGATGTTccattttggtttcggtttgggtttgatatgtgtgtgttttacaCAAGGAATTGCTATGTTTTTAAACTACAATTTGCTACTACATTAAAGTCTAACTACCAAACATTGATCACACAACAACTTCATTAAACTCTAACTATCAAATCAGTGCAAACCATTATTTAAAGCTCAGTACAATTCGCTATTAATCACAGCAGagcaaccaaccaaccaacaaACAGATAGAATTTATGATCGAACTGTTGTAGTTTAAGCTTCTAGTTCTAGTTATAGTTATAGTTATCTAGTTATAGTTAACTACTTGTATCTGTTGTAGTTTAAGCTTCTAGTTCTAgttatagtttatttaataaacagAAACCGTATTGAGAATAAACTGAACTACTTGTAGTTCAGTTTATATACGgtgaacatatttttattttcaatccAAGCACAAgcagaaacagaaacataaacATATGAGAGTTGAGTCTTACCTTCGCTTTTCAATCGAAGCAGACCATCTCCAGGTCAGCGACCTTCACAGTGAGAACATCGACCTGGCCAGAGAGGACTTTCACTTGTTCCTGTACATGTAAACAACAACACGAAACAGCATCAAAACATTATCTTTCACCAAAAGTAATGAAAAGCAAACATTATCTTTTACTAACCTCTAGTGACTCAATCTGTTGATTGAGGATGGGCACCTCCTTGATCACCTTCTCAGCTTTCTCCAGGCGGTTAGTCAGCTTCTCGATCTCCTCCTGGACACCATGAACCCAAGGCTGACGATAATGGAGCCCATCAGCCTTGATTAACccataaaaaaaacacaactcatcaaaatcaataaagaaaagaacacaaaaaaatataaacaaagataGAATGAGTTGTTTACCTCGTAGTTTATGCATGTGAAGAACCGCTTCCCAGGAAGAGTGTCTTTTTCCTCCTTCGCCTGAACCTCGTCAATCATTCTCCCACCACAGTAACACCTTGTTGGTATCCCGTACTCTGAATCAGCAACATACATCAAGATGTTGTTGTACTCAATGTTCCTCTTCATGTCTCTTCTCTCTGTTGCGGGATCCATCTCTAGCACAAACAAAACATTCACAAAACTCATTAGCTCAATATGATGAAAACGAAACAATAAACCCGTCTACAcgatttaaaactataaaacgATACACACACTATCGATTAAGAACCGTAACCTGTAAAACCCCCAAATCAATTTCgaaccctaaccctaaatcCCCAAATCAATTTATAATCCCCGATAAACCAACCATAACTCGGTAAATACAACCCCGCATGACGCTTAATCGAAAGCCCCAACTCGATTTTGAACCCTAATatgaaaaccctaaatcgatTGAGAATCCCCGAGACCCAAAACGCTTCAAAATTGTGGAGAATCTACTCGATACTGACCTGAGCTCGTGGAGGGGGACCGTTCGTCGTTGATTTGATGGTCAAAAGCTTCGGAAATCGCCGTCGCACCAGAATCGCCTCTCAATCGCCTCAGAGAAACAAATCCTAGCTatcgaagaagaaaagaaaaatgaatggTCTCGGTCAATGCTTCGCGTAAACTCGAAAACGCGGGGCCAATGGGTTACAAACACGTGTCTTGAACCCGGCTAAGAACGGATCATGCGTAAGACTCGGGTCACCGATATTAGCccattttcaatttatttttccCTGCCCGGCCCTATGAACCCGAGCCCATGAACCCTTTAAAAATCCCCAATGGGCATGCTCTAATAGTTGGATTAAAATGAAGATCGGTTTAGTGTCTTGACTTTCTTGTAGCTCACTATGCTCGCTTGGTGGTCTAATTTTAAGGTGTAAAAATTGGTCTATCTTGAGTCGTGAAGTAACCTCTGATCGGAGTGGTGAAAATTACAGCGATATAAAGATTAGGTAGCGTAAGATGTAATTTAGCGATTATAAGTGTTATTAAATTGTGTCGTTTGCACGTTAGATTGAAAATTCGTGTGGTTGTAATCCGGTGTTCACAATTTGGATAAtgaaaagatgatgatgagttaaagaaaattgttttgattggTTAGGACTTACAGGAGTACTAAAAAAGTGTGACCCATAACCGAAACGATCGTCTGAGTCATAGTGGAGCGCTGCCGTGGCCGTGACTCAACCTGCGACAGTTGGTCAAACCGAAGCTGTTGCCTCTTTGACCTCTGAGTACGTGTCagtttagttttcaaatcacAGTTAA is a window of Raphanus sativus cultivar WK10039 unplaced genomic scaffold, ASM80110v3 Scaffold4321, whole genome shotgun sequence DNA encoding:
- the LOC108836431 gene encoding glutathione S-transferase T3-like, with amino-acid sequence MEHPPQTSHSSLQRRKWSTKEDVVLISAWLNTSKDAIVSTDQKAGTFWKRIVDYVNASPLLSGAVPREWSQCKQRWGRINEQVCKFVGCYEAAVREQASGQNENDVMKAAHDIFFNDIGIKFTLEHCWRELRFDQKWKSLGVPKEGPKEKRKEAAEVVAEEEGAEVQPPGVKACKAAKRKRQGYDEIHSMLAVKKEIQQQKLLERLLAKDPTHLSANEITLMNKLISEMI